In one window of Streptomyces sp. NBC_01224 DNA:
- a CDS encoding GDSL-type esterase/lipase family protein — MNTEHDWITTPVTADILRGFIDVEPTEQGLLPHRLPARARRQIPDNQLAVAEAQPSGVRLAFRTRATTIELDTLPTKRVYRGFPAPADGVYDLLIGGRLAAQATVAGGNVRTVIDMVTQSAELREGPAGTARFTDLPAGDKDVEIWLPHTEITELIALRTDAPVEPAPDNGRRVWLHHGSSISHGSNAAHPTAIWPALAAAQGDVELVNLGFGGSALLDPFTARAMRDTPADLISLKIGINVVNADVMRLRAFTPSVHGFLDTIREGHPTTPLLVVSPILCPVQEDTPGPLAPDFDGGTLRFKATGDPAERVAGRLTLNVIRDELARIVEQRAADDPNLHYLDGRDLYGETDYAEFPLPDEVHPDPAGHRRIGENFARLAFADGGPFATKTG; from the coding sequence ATGAACACTGAGCACGACTGGATCACCACACCTGTCACCGCGGACATCCTGCGCGGTTTCATCGACGTGGAACCGACCGAGCAGGGCCTGCTGCCGCATCGGCTGCCCGCTCGGGCTCGTCGGCAGATCCCTGACAACCAACTGGCCGTAGCCGAGGCCCAGCCCTCCGGCGTGCGCCTGGCATTTCGTACCCGGGCCACGACCATCGAACTGGACACTCTGCCTACCAAGCGGGTCTACCGAGGTTTCCCGGCCCCGGCGGACGGCGTGTACGACCTGCTGATTGGTGGCCGTCTCGCTGCCCAGGCCACGGTGGCCGGCGGTAACGTCCGCACGGTTATCGACATGGTCACCCAGTCCGCCGAACTGCGTGAGGGGCCTGCCGGCACCGCCCGGTTCACCGATCTGCCGGCGGGTGACAAGGACGTCGAGATCTGGCTTCCGCATACGGAGATCACCGAGCTGATCGCCCTGCGCACCGATGCCCCGGTCGAGCCGGCGCCGGACAACGGGCGCAGGGTGTGGCTGCACCACGGCAGTTCCATCAGCCACGGCTCGAACGCCGCCCACCCGACCGCCATCTGGCCGGCCCTGGCTGCAGCCCAGGGCGACGTGGAATTGGTCAACCTGGGGTTCGGCGGTAGCGCGCTGCTCGACCCGTTCACAGCCCGTGCGATGCGGGACACCCCCGCGGACCTGATCAGCCTCAAGATCGGCATCAATGTCGTCAACGCCGACGTGATGCGCTTGCGCGCCTTCACCCCTTCGGTCCACGGCTTCCTCGACACCATCCGGGAGGGGCATCCGACCACGCCGCTGCTGGTCGTGTCCCCTATCCTGTGCCCGGTCCAGGAGGACACCCCCGGGCCCCTCGCGCCCGACTTCGACGGCGGGACCTTGCGGTTCAAGGCCACGGGCGATCCAGCCGAACGTGTTGCCGGGCGCCTGACGCTCAACGTCATCCGCGACGAACTCGCCCGGATCGTCGAACAGCGGGCGGCTGACGACCCGAACCTGCACTACCTCGACGGCCGTGACCTTTACGGCGAGACGGATTACGCCGAATTCCCGCTGCCCGACGAGGTCCACCCTGATCCCGCAGGACACCGCCGCATCGGCGAGAACTTCGCGCGGCTGGCGTTCGCCGATGGCGGCCCCTTCGCCACCAAGACCGGCTGA
- a CDS encoding PGAP1-like alpha/beta domain-containing protein, translated as MARVVVVHGIGQEYLGRRSLRDPIAAALADGVEIAVAAGDVGGPAPAPDDIDVAFYGDVFRAPGTKGAQPAPRSAADLADPYEQALLEAWAAAAAPDPTKADSDLTKAPTPRTLQRAMNALLRSPFLPGPVAERFLLGVLRQVRRYFTEDAVRARAAEAVAARIGPDTTVLVGHSLGSVVAYETLCTHPEWPVRTLVTMGSPLGMPSLVFDRLRPAPAAGCGQWPGGLERWTNLADRHDVVASVKELADLFSPRHPSLPPTGHATAAAVGRIAEAAVGASRPVLRDVPVDNGWKVHDLLRHLTARESGAAIGEGLVAG; from the coding sequence ATGGCGCGTGTCGTGGTGGTGCACGGAATCGGACAGGAGTACCTGGGGCGACGGTCCTTGCGGGATCCCATCGCCGCCGCACTCGCCGACGGAGTAGAGATCGCCGTTGCCGCCGGGGACGTCGGTGGCCCCGCCCCGGCGCCGGACGACATCGACGTCGCTTTCTACGGAGACGTCTTCCGTGCCCCCGGCACCAAAGGCGCGCAGCCCGCGCCGCGTAGCGCCGCCGACCTTGCCGACCCGTACGAGCAGGCTCTTCTCGAAGCCTGGGCGGCGGCTGCCGCACCGGACCCCACGAAAGCGGATTCCGACCTGACGAAGGCCCCCACCCCGCGCACGCTCCAGCGCGCCATGAACGCCCTGCTGCGTTCGCCGTTCCTGCCAGGGCCGGTGGCTGAGCGGTTCCTGCTGGGTGTCCTGCGCCAGGTGCGCCGCTACTTCACCGAGGACGCTGTGCGGGCCCGTGCCGCCGAGGCCGTCGCTGCCCGCATCGGCCCCGACACGACCGTGCTCGTCGGCCACTCGCTCGGCTCCGTCGTCGCGTACGAAACCCTGTGCACGCACCCCGAGTGGCCTGTCCGCACCTTGGTGACCATGGGCTCTCCGCTCGGCATGCCCTCGCTCGTTTTCGACCGGCTGCGCCCCGCTCCGGCCGCAGGGTGCGGGCAGTGGCCGGGTGGCCTGGAACGCTGGACCAATCTCGCCGACCGGCACGATGTGGTTGCGTCGGTGAAGGAGCTGGCCGACCTGTTCAGTCCTCGCCACCCCAGCCTTCCCCCGACCGGCCACGCGACCGCGGCTGCGGTGGGCCGGATTGCCGAGGCCGCCGTCGGAGCCAGCCGTCCCGTGCTCCGGGACGTGCCTGTCGACAACGGATGGAAAGTGCACGACCTGCTGCGTCATCTGACGGCCAGGGAGTCCGGAGCGGCGATCGGCGAGGGGCTCGTGGCGGGCTGA
- a CDS encoding caspase family protein, which yields MGEATPRRYALAFGAAHYTHEELPALPGVAEDLPSILGSLAGVGYEPVPVFPDGKLDPPAPDDILRPLLRWLTNDFQDGDTLLVYYSGHGQEEGPAHYLMCSDSEPGPAEVRLSALAAHQLVELPALKGVQRLLLVLDACYAGRGAVDAMDRAVRAKLTLAHAPGADHRFLKSFGVLSAARITEEAHDGAFSAALAHVLTDEARLGHHASHISLPELVAALNAEFQRRDVDQKADWAQLFDDTIQGDPATGFFPNPYYVPELRLAGRDLDVAEQRHFVRSLGAASAFEIAEQRRRYVDLNEHFSPRGTGRQTAREIGHYFTGRARALRRLAGWLRGQNDHDARVFVVTGPPGVGKSAVLGRLVALSDEGTRDSIPADTVAPGTQPPAGAITVALHARALTLDQIVAALAAAVGAPEPTVSGLRERLATLDSFATFVVDALDESGVAHNEERLTARFLADLADVFPRLRLLIGTRPHIVSAIARRTPQARIMDLAEPAWTDIEDLVTYSEHLLRAPLGPNSGRNLPDSFVTRVAGEIALAAHPLYLVARLVARATANAATGHSASPLILPAPDPSDSPATAISRAFRWALTQHLTLSEATEVRSLLLPLAYAEGQGMPLPHIWAALAAPHPHRTGPTAERLLDLLRNDAVGPYLVETLDEDGRSVYRLYHQALADDLRRHDAPRDVEDRWYRRLRGTVPRATDGTLSWREADVYVLRHLPAKAAAAGRLDELVTDGEFLIHAHPSGLAPLLHGLRTEEARSAAAVYRDHLDLHQRMSPEDRRHVLACDAARHRHSALLDQLNNGGRAGRWRPLWAAAGSSRSTLSVQRFADGLGPITAASRISVEGGDIVAAVDGGKLRAWAMSTGRPVDMPAPDCSTAFTSLTTTTSAGHDLLITGTATGAVHVHDLTTGRTREAGHPAPADSSQVTHLVTLDLGGRRIAVSATQDGAQQAWDLADATPLPHRFLLPDGCPGGLATVTVDADPNAAKEVGRRGREVIVAGGHHGSLHLWDLARGKTVASPADPRLPPLDAVGCAVLHGVPVAVTADRKAVRIWSLRRLRAPREVDTLVLPSPATAVSCTTPGGRPTAVLACVDGSVHMLDLESRRLVASSAPRQPTDATTLSPAGLQRSFTSLHTYVSGDGAATAVLGTPDGSVQVCDLSPPPGTSNDGHTRAIVAAACASHRGRPVVVTAGSDTTIRIWRMDTGTPALPPITDEVSGFTGVVSATVDGRTLALTLAANRPAEVWDLTSGTTMDRQRSRWGMAVAVGHHKGRPVAVTVDYAHRLQVWDMISGTSLHDLTRAAGRVTALACAPQGGPLDVAAARSDGTVGLWSLGTNDPGRTLRGTWTATAVACVRPGERSIALIACDDGTVRAWDGLTDIVLAEQAPGIKTLAGRIVKGRLLLATGNGAGQVTVWETDGKLWPLTSPDLAVDMFTVPDQVAINALEFAPDGRLILTAYKDVYVFGTADKR from the coding sequence ATGGGAGAGGCGACGCCGAGACGGTACGCGCTGGCCTTCGGCGCCGCGCACTACACGCACGAGGAACTCCCCGCGTTGCCCGGCGTTGCCGAGGACCTGCCGAGCATCCTCGGATCCCTCGCCGGCGTCGGATACGAACCGGTGCCCGTCTTCCCCGACGGAAAACTGGACCCCCCTGCCCCCGACGACATCCTGCGGCCTTTGCTGCGCTGGCTCACCAACGATTTCCAGGACGGCGACACGCTTCTCGTCTACTACAGCGGCCACGGCCAGGAGGAGGGCCCGGCCCACTACCTGATGTGCTCCGACTCCGAGCCGGGGCCGGCCGAGGTCCGCCTCAGTGCGCTAGCCGCCCACCAGCTCGTGGAACTCCCGGCCCTCAAGGGCGTCCAACGCCTGCTGCTCGTCCTCGACGCTTGCTATGCCGGCCGCGGAGCGGTGGACGCCATGGACCGGGCCGTACGAGCCAAGCTCACGCTCGCCCACGCACCAGGAGCAGACCATCGCTTCCTGAAGTCCTTCGGGGTACTCAGCGCCGCTCGGATCACCGAGGAGGCACACGATGGCGCGTTCAGCGCTGCACTCGCCCACGTCCTCACTGACGAGGCCCGGCTCGGCCATCACGCCAGCCACATCTCGCTGCCCGAACTCGTCGCCGCGCTCAATGCGGAGTTCCAGCGGCGCGACGTCGACCAGAAGGCGGACTGGGCGCAGCTGTTCGACGACACCATCCAAGGCGACCCGGCAACCGGGTTCTTCCCCAACCCCTACTACGTACCCGAACTACGCCTGGCCGGACGCGATCTCGATGTCGCCGAGCAGCGCCACTTCGTACGCAGCCTCGGCGCCGCCTCCGCCTTCGAGATCGCCGAACAGCGCCGCCGCTACGTCGACCTGAACGAGCACTTCTCCCCGCGGGGCACGGGCCGGCAGACAGCCAGGGAGATCGGCCACTACTTCACAGGCCGCGCCCGAGCCCTGCGCCGGCTCGCCGGCTGGCTTCGGGGCCAGAACGACCACGACGCCCGCGTCTTCGTTGTGACCGGCCCGCCCGGTGTCGGCAAGTCAGCAGTTCTGGGCCGACTCGTCGCCCTGTCCGACGAGGGCACACGTGACAGTATCCCCGCCGACACCGTCGCACCTGGTACGCAACCACCCGCCGGAGCCATCACGGTCGCCCTGCATGCGCGGGCCCTGACCCTGGACCAGATCGTCGCCGCCCTCGCCGCCGCGGTCGGAGCTCCGGAGCCGACCGTATCCGGCCTACGGGAACGCCTCGCCACTCTGGACTCCTTCGCCACCTTCGTCGTCGACGCGCTCGACGAGTCAGGTGTCGCCCACAACGAAGAGCGCCTCACAGCCCGCTTCCTCGCCGACCTGGCGGACGTATTCCCCCGGCTGCGCCTGCTGATCGGCACCAGGCCTCATATTGTGAGCGCCATCGCGCGGAGGACACCGCAGGCGCGAATCATGGACCTCGCGGAACCTGCCTGGACCGATATCGAAGACCTCGTAACCTACTCCGAGCACCTGCTGCGAGCGCCGCTCGGCCCCAACAGCGGCAGGAACCTGCCCGACTCCTTCGTCACCCGCGTCGCCGGCGAGATCGCCCTGGCCGCTCATCCTCTTTATCTGGTGGCCCGTCTCGTCGCCCGTGCCACGGCCAATGCCGCGACCGGCCACAGTGCTTCGCCGCTCATCCTCCCCGCACCCGACCCATCAGACAGCCCCGCGACCGCGATCAGCCGTGCCTTCCGCTGGGCCCTCACGCAGCACCTCACCCTCTCGGAGGCGACAGAGGTCAGGTCGCTGCTGCTGCCTCTGGCGTATGCCGAAGGTCAGGGCATGCCCCTCCCACACATCTGGGCAGCTCTCGCGGCACCTCACCCGCACCGGACTGGACCGACTGCCGAGCGGCTCCTCGACCTCCTGCGCAACGACGCCGTCGGGCCCTACCTCGTCGAAACCCTCGACGAGGACGGGCGCTCGGTCTACCGGCTCTACCACCAGGCGCTCGCCGACGACCTGCGCCGCCACGACGCCCCTCGGGACGTCGAGGACCGCTGGTACCGGCGGCTTCGGGGCACGGTCCCCCGTGCGACCGACGGAACCCTGTCGTGGCGTGAGGCCGACGTGTACGTCCTGCGTCACCTGCCCGCCAAGGCTGCCGCGGCCGGACGCCTCGACGAACTGGTCACCGACGGCGAGTTCCTGATCCATGCGCACCCGTCGGGGCTGGCCCCCCTGCTGCACGGGCTGCGCACCGAGGAAGCCCGGTCGGCCGCCGCCGTCTACCGTGACCACCTGGACCTACACCAGCGGATGAGCCCCGAGGACCGCCGTCACGTCCTCGCCTGCGATGCCGCCCGGCACCGGCACTCCGCCCTGCTCGACCAGCTCAACAACGGGGGCCGGGCCGGCCGGTGGCGTCCCCTGTGGGCAGCGGCGGGCAGCTCCCGTTCCACCCTCTCCGTGCAACGCTTCGCCGACGGCCTGGGACCGATCACCGCGGCCAGCCGCATCAGCGTCGAGGGAGGAGACATTGTCGCCGCAGTCGACGGCGGAAAGCTCCGCGCCTGGGCCATGTCGACCGGGCGCCCGGTCGACATGCCCGCCCCCGACTGCAGCACAGCCTTCACCTCGCTGACCACTACTACCTCCGCCGGTCACGACCTCCTCATAACTGGCACCGCTACCGGTGCCGTGCACGTCCACGACCTCACCACCGGACGCACAAGGGAAGCTGGCCATCCTGCCCCCGCAGATTCCTCGCAGGTGACACACCTCGTCACGCTCGACCTGGGTGGCCGCAGGATCGCGGTGAGCGCCACCCAGGACGGCGCCCAGCAGGCGTGGGATCTCGCGGACGCGACCCCACTGCCCCACCGGTTTCTCCTGCCGGACGGCTGCCCCGGCGGCCTGGCGACGGTCACCGTGGACGCGGACCCCAACGCAGCCAAGGAGGTGGGGCGACGGGGCCGGGAAGTGATCGTCGCCGGCGGCCACCATGGCTCCCTGCACCTCTGGGACCTGGCCCGTGGGAAGACCGTGGCCTCCCCGGCCGATCCGCGCCTTCCGCCGCTCGATGCGGTCGGCTGTGCTGTCCTGCACGGGGTTCCAGTTGCCGTCACCGCCGACCGAAAGGCCGTTCGCATCTGGTCTCTGCGACGTCTGCGCGCGCCACGCGAAGTGGACACGCTTGTCTTGCCGTCCCCAGCGACCGCCGTCTCCTGTACCACGCCGGGCGGTCGACCCACCGCCGTCCTGGCCTGCGTGGACGGATCAGTGCACATGCTCGATCTGGAGAGCCGCCGTCTTGTCGCCTCATCAGCGCCCCGGCAACCGACCGACGCCACGACCTTGAGCCCTGCCGGTCTGCAGCGGTCGTTCACTTCACTGCACACGTACGTCTCCGGCGACGGCGCCGCCACCGCCGTCCTTGGCACGCCCGACGGATCCGTGCAGGTGTGCGACCTCAGCCCGCCGCCCGGGACGTCGAACGACGGCCACACCCGGGCCATCGTCGCCGCCGCCTGCGCAAGTCACCGGGGCCGGCCGGTGGTGGTGACAGCAGGCAGCGACACGACCATACGGATCTGGCGGATGGACACCGGGACTCCCGCCCTGCCCCCCATTACCGATGAGGTCTCAGGGTTCACAGGGGTCGTCTCCGCTACCGTCGACGGCCGTACCCTCGCTCTGACCCTGGCCGCTAACCGGCCGGCCGAAGTGTGGGACCTGACGAGCGGCACCACAATGGACCGGCAGCGATCTCGATGGGGCATGGCGGTTGCGGTCGGTCACCACAAAGGCCGTCCCGTCGCAGTGACGGTGGACTACGCGCACCGCCTCCAGGTATGGGACATGATCAGTGGCACCTCGCTGCACGACCTGACCAGAGCCGCCGGGCGAGTGACGGCTTTGGCCTGCGCGCCCCAAGGGGGCCCTCTGGACGTCGCAGCCGCCCGATCGGACGGAACCGTAGGACTGTGGAGTCTCGGCACGAACGACCCCGGCAGGACCTTGCGCGGCACTTGGACGGCGACTGCAGTGGCCTGCGTCCGCCCCGGCGAGCGTTCCATCGCCCTGATCGCATGCGACGACGGCACCGTCCGGGCCTGGGACGGTCTCACGGACATTGTCCTCGCTGAGCAGGCGCCTGGGATCAAAACGCTCGCGGGGCGGATCGTCAAGGGTCGCCTACTGCTGGCGACCGGCAACGGCGCTGGACAGGTGACGGTCTGGGAGACGGACGGCAAGTTGTGGCCGCTGACTTCCCCTGACCTCGCCGTCGACATGTTCACCGTGCCCGACCAGGTTGCGATCAACGCTCTGGAGTTCGCCCCGGACGGACGACTCATTCTCACCGCGTACAAAGACGTCTACGTCTTCGGCACCGCCGATAAGCGGTAA
- a CDS encoding MerR family transcriptional regulator: protein MQDELLTIGRFARLCRLSVKQLRHYDEMGLLAPVRVDASSGYRYYAPEQARDALTIALLREMDLPLAVIAQALTAEPESRAQILRAERDRLAERISRDQARLEMLERLAEGGLAGYEVTMSREPERWLAVVRAVCTPAEIGERVEECVGRLLPVLGRAGIAWEPPLWGLYPLDLEERMEIAVGAQTPQGEGTPGLEFEMLPGGLVAETVHVGSYAQLPLAYNALFAAVHERGLRPHAPVREAYLVGPAEAPQEELMTRLIIPVQESMA, encoded by the coding sequence GTGCAAGACGAACTTCTCACCATCGGGCGCTTCGCCCGCCTGTGCCGGCTCAGCGTCAAGCAGCTACGGCACTACGACGAGATGGGGCTATTGGCTCCGGTCCGCGTGGATGCCAGCTCCGGCTACCGCTATTACGCACCTGAACAGGCGCGTGATGCCCTGACCATTGCCCTGCTCCGCGAGATGGATCTTCCCTTGGCTGTGATCGCCCAGGCGCTTACTGCCGAGCCTGAGAGCAGGGCACAGATTCTGCGCGCTGAGCGGGACCGGCTGGCCGAGCGGATCAGCAGGGACCAGGCACGGCTGGAGATGCTGGAGCGGCTGGCGGAGGGTGGCCTGGCCGGCTATGAGGTGACGATGAGCAGGGAGCCGGAGCGATGGCTGGCAGTGGTGCGAGCGGTCTGCACCCCTGCGGAGATCGGGGAGAGGGTCGAGGAATGCGTAGGCCGGCTGCTGCCCGTGCTTGGCAGGGCGGGAATCGCTTGGGAGCCGCCGTTGTGGGGGCTGTACCCGCTGGATCTGGAGGAGCGGATGGAGATCGCCGTCGGGGCGCAGACGCCGCAGGGGGAGGGGACACCCGGCCTGGAGTTCGAGATGCTGCCCGGCGGGCTCGTTGCCGAGACCGTGCACGTCGGGTCCTACGCTCAGCTGCCCTTGGCCTACAACGCTCTCTTCGCCGCCGTCCACGAGCGCGGACTGCGGCCGCATGCGCCCGTACGTGAGGCGTATCTCGTCGGCCCGGCAGAGGCGCCGCAAGAAGAACTGATGACCCGGCTGATCATTCCCGTCCAGGAGAGCATGGCATGA
- a CDS encoding BtrH N-terminal domain-containing protein codes for MSTVIDIDARGRRHCETTALGVLLRHQGLDLSEPMLFGLGSGLSFIYWDNKNMGFPFLGGRVKPFGLTRNLATRLKLDLLVQETASPRRAWENVVAPIDAGHPVGLQLDSYYLDYFGSKVHFGGHIVAMYGYDDHDAHLVDTDQQGGAVSTSLTSLAQARAARGPMTAKHRSFTLTVPRDLPSPQGQIIPAITACADAFLNPPIANLGHRGIEKAGKLVRTWLQRTDNPQRDLPQAALLMEKAGTGGALFRNLYRDFLAQCTQLLDSRHLRTGHSLYTEAATLWTEAAALITKAGESGDTQCLAQAGTILSDLSRMEREAMQALSCLGSDTPSAIQP; via the coding sequence ATGAGCACAGTAATAGATATCGATGCCCGCGGTAGGCGGCACTGCGAGACGACAGCGCTGGGGGTGCTGCTGCGGCACCAAGGACTCGATCTGTCCGAGCCCATGCTCTTCGGCCTCGGCTCCGGTCTGTCCTTCATCTACTGGGACAACAAGAACATGGGCTTCCCCTTCCTCGGGGGACGGGTCAAGCCTTTCGGCCTCACCAGAAACCTGGCCACCAGACTCAAGCTGGACCTTCTGGTCCAGGAGACCGCCTCGCCCCGCAGGGCATGGGAGAACGTGGTGGCCCCCATCGACGCCGGCCACCCCGTCGGACTGCAGCTCGACAGCTACTACCTGGACTACTTCGGGTCGAAGGTGCACTTCGGCGGTCATATCGTCGCCATGTACGGCTACGACGACCACGACGCCCACCTGGTGGACACCGACCAGCAAGGCGGAGCCGTATCCACCAGTCTGACCAGCCTCGCCCAGGCCAGAGCCGCACGCGGCCCGATGACCGCCAAGCACCGGTCCTTCACCCTCACCGTTCCGAGGGACCTGCCCTCCCCACAGGGACAGATCATTCCCGCTATCACCGCCTGCGCCGACGCCTTCCTCAACCCGCCCATCGCCAACCTCGGCCACCGAGGCATCGAAAAGGCCGGCAAGCTGGTACGCACATGGCTCCAGCGCACCGACAACCCGCAGCGGGACCTGCCGCAAGCCGCCCTCCTGATGGAGAAGGCCGGCACCGGCGGCGCCCTGTTCCGCAACCTCTACCGCGACTTCCTCGCCCAATGCACCCAACTGCTCGACAGCAGACACCTGCGCACCGGCCACAGTCTGTACACCGAGGCAGCCACCCTGTGGACCGAAGCCGCAGCACTGATCACAAAAGCCGGTGAATCGGGCGATACGCAGTGCCTCGCACAGGCAGGCACCATCCTCAGCGATCTTTCACGCATGGAGCGCGAGGCCATGCAGGCGCTGAGCTGCCTGGGGAGTGATACCCCAAGCGCAATCCAGCCCTGA
- a CDS encoding S1 family peptidase, whose amino-acid sequence MRKPLLATLTAVTLGAAALVGTTGTAVAAPDRASGATPTAATAAVHPDSTPATVTAVSFAGTVALSNCSGSLVRMPNSQATDPGLVMTNGHCLETGFPSAGQVITNQSSTRSFTLLNASAGTAGTLKANKVVYATMTDTDVTLYQLTKTYAQIQQSTGIAPLTLSATHPVQGHAIDVVSGYWKRVYSCSVDGFAYRLKEGQWTWKDAVRYTPECQVIGGTSGSPVIDTTTGQVTAINNTTNESGESCTLDNPCEVNEQGAITIRRGIGYAQETYGIPACFTTGNKLNLSATGCTLPKPTAVSAR is encoded by the coding sequence ATGCGCAAGCCTCTCCTCGCCACCCTCACCGCCGTGACCCTCGGTGCCGCCGCCTTGGTAGGCACCACGGGCACGGCAGTCGCAGCACCCGACCGCGCGAGCGGGGCGACCCCCACTGCCGCGACAGCCGCCGTGCATCCTGACAGTACGCCCGCCACGGTGACAGCCGTCTCCTTCGCCGGCACCGTGGCGCTCAGCAACTGCTCAGGCTCCCTGGTCCGCATGCCGAACTCGCAGGCGACGGACCCGGGGCTGGTCATGACGAACGGCCACTGCCTCGAAACTGGCTTCCCGAGCGCGGGTCAGGTCATCACCAACCAGTCCTCCACCCGCAGCTTCACGCTGCTCAACGCCTCGGCCGGCACCGCCGGAACACTCAAGGCGAACAAAGTCGTCTACGCGACGATGACCGACACGGACGTCACGCTCTACCAACTGACCAAGACCTACGCCCAGATACAGCAGTCCACGGGAATCGCGCCGCTGACGCTGTCCGCGACCCACCCGGTGCAGGGGCACGCGATCGACGTGGTCTCCGGCTACTGGAAGCGGGTCTACTCCTGCTCCGTCGACGGATTCGCGTACCGCCTGAAAGAGGGCCAGTGGACATGGAAGGACGCCGTCCGCTACACGCCGGAGTGCCAGGTCATCGGGGGCACCTCGGGCTCCCCGGTCATCGACACGACGACCGGGCAGGTCACGGCGATAAACAACACCACCAACGAGAGCGGTGAAAGCTGCACCCTCGACAACCCCTGCGAGGTAAACGAGCAGGGGGCCATCACCATCCGCAGGGGGATCGGATACGCCCAGGAGACCTACGGCATCCCCGCCTGCTTCACGACGGGCAACAAGCTCAACCTGTCGGCCACGGGCTGCACACTTCCGAAGCCGACAGCGGTATCGGCACGCTGA
- a CDS encoding transposase yields MSKRYTSEFKRDAVALVRSSGRNVTEVARELGVSAEGLRGWVKQAKVDCGEGAPGALTTAEKDELQRLRRENREQQQTIEILKKAAAFFAKETMK; encoded by the coding sequence ATGAGCAAGCGGTACACGTCGGAGTTCAAGCGGGACGCGGTGGCACTGGTCCGGTCGTCAGGGCGGAACGTCACCGAGGTCGCCCGGGAACTCGGTGTGAGTGCGGAGGGGCTTCGCGGCTGGGTGAAGCAGGCGAAGGTCGACTGCGGCGAGGGGGCGCCCGGCGCGCTGACCACGGCGGAGAAGGATGAGCTCCAGCGGCTGCGCAGGGAGAACCGGGAACAGCAGCAGACGATCGAGATCTTGAAAAAAGCAGCGGCCTTCTTCGCGAAGGAGACGATGAAGTAG
- a CDS encoding IS3 family transposase, giving the protein MSRGSTAPPSTPGWRPGRQRPNDSGAEDELSEEIREIHASSRGAYGAPRVHAALRRKGHAINRKKVERIMRERDIRGITRRRRRHLTQQDTKAAPAPDLVGRDFTANRPGMKLVGDITYLPTIDGWWYLATVIDLATREVIGYAMAEHHRAELVTDALRMAAGRGDLQGGCIMHTDRGSEYTSGEFRRELQELNLRQSMGRTGICYDNAAAESFFGLLKAEIGTAVWESREAARADIFRFIEVEYNRTRLRKHPEFGYLTPLETRARLQHDFTPAA; this is encoded by the coding sequence GTGTCACGGGGATCAACCGCTCCACCTTCTACTCCTGGCTGGCGGCCCGGCCGACAGCGGCCGAACGACAGTGGCGCCGAGGACGAGTTGAGCGAGGAGATCCGTGAGATCCACGCCTCCTCGCGGGGTGCCTACGGCGCCCCGCGCGTGCACGCCGCGCTGCGGCGCAAGGGACATGCGATCAACCGGAAGAAGGTCGAGCGGATCATGCGCGAGCGCGACATCCGCGGCATCACCCGCCGCAGACGCCGCCACCTGACGCAACAGGACACCAAGGCCGCACCGGCTCCGGACCTGGTCGGCCGCGACTTCACCGCTAACCGGCCCGGCATGAAGCTCGTCGGTGACATCACCTATCTGCCGACGATCGACGGCTGGTGGTATCTCGCGACCGTCATCGACCTGGCGACGCGCGAGGTGATCGGTTACGCGATGGCCGAACACCATCGTGCCGAGCTGGTCACCGACGCGCTGCGGATGGCCGCCGGCCGCGGTGACCTTCAGGGTGGCTGCATCATGCACACCGATCGCGGAAGCGAGTACACGAGTGGCGAATTCCGCCGCGAACTACAGGAGTTGAACCTGAGGCAGAGCATGGGAAGAACCGGCATATGCTACGATAACGCCGCAGCCGAGAGCTTCTTCGGACTGCTGAAAGCGGAGATCGGCACCGCCGTCTGGGAGAGCCGCGAGGCGGCCCGCGCTGACATCTTCCGCTTCATCGAGGTCGAGTACAACCGCACCAGGCTCCGCAAGCACCCCGAGTTCGGGTACCTCACCCCACTCGAAACCCGAGCCAGGCTGCAGCACGACTTCACCCCCGCAGCGTAA